In Haliaeetus albicilla chromosome 12, bHalAlb1.1, whole genome shotgun sequence, a genomic segment contains:
- the NPTX1 gene encoding neuronal pentraxin-1, which produces MAAGPPGGGSSSLRFFLLFLLLLSLRCLRGRGQSFGQTRFICTSVPLDGDMCAATAPGTGSAEELKSTVLQLRETVLQQKETIMNQKETIRELTAKLGRCESQSVLEGPPGEAKGGGAGRKAGFSKNTMGDLSRAPAAETLSQLGQTLQSLKTRLENLEQFSRMNSSGQTNNLKDILQNKIDDLERQVLSRVNSLEEGKFNPKNESEERGKIESTLTSLHQRISDLEKGQKDNRPPDRFQLTFPLRTNYMYAKVKKSLPEMYAFSVCMWMKSNASPGMGTPFSYAVPGQANELVLIEWGNNPMEILINDKVAKLPFVINDGKWHHICVTWTTRDGVWEAYQDGTQTGSGENLAPYHPIKPQGVLVLGQEQDTLGGGFDATQAFVGELAHFNVWDRKLSPGEVYSLATCSTKALAGNVIAWAEANIDIYGGATKWTFEACRQLN; this is translated from the exons ATGGCGGCGGGGccccccggcggcggcagcagcagcctccgcttcttcctcctcttcctcctcctcctctcgcTGCGCTGCCTGCGCGGCCGCGGGCAGAGCTTCGGGCAGACGCGCTTCATCTGCACCTCGGTGCCGCTGGACGGGGACATGTGCGCCGCCACCGCGCCGGGCACCGGCTCCGCCGAGGAGCTGAAAAGTACGGTGCTGCAGCTGCGGGAAACggtgctgcagcagaaggagACCATCATGAACCAGAAGGAGACCATCCGGGAGCTGACGGCCAAGCTGGGCCGCTGCGAGAGCCAGAGCGTGCTGGAGGGGCCGCCCGGCGAGGCCAAGGGCGGGGGGGCCGGCAGGAAGGCCGGCTTCTCCAAAAACACCATGGGGGACCTGTCGCGGGCGCCCGCCGCCGAGACCCTCAGCCAGCTGGGGCAGACGCTGCAGTCCCTCAAGACCAGGCTGGAGAACCTGGAG CAGTTCAGCAGGATGAACTCCTCCGGCCAGACCAACAACCTGAAGGACATCCTGCAGAACAAAATCGACGACCTGGAGCGGCAGGTGCTGTCCCGGGTGAACAGCCTGGAGGAGGGCAAGTTCAACCCCAAGAACGAGTCCGAGGAGCGCGGCAAGATCGAGAGCACCCTCACGTCGCTGCACCAGCGCATCAGCGACCTGGAGAAAG GCCAGAAGGACAACCGGCCCCCGGACAGGTTCCAGCTCACCTTCCCGCTGCGCACCAACTACATGTACGCCAAGGTGAAGAAGAGCCTGCCCGAGATGTACGCCTTCAGCGTCTGCATGTGGATGAAGTCCAACGCCTCCCCCGGCATGGGCACCCCCTTTTCCTACGCTGTGCCCGGGCAGGCTAACGAGCTGGTGCTCATTGAGTGGGGCAACAACCCCATGGAGATCCTCATCAATGACAAG GTGGCCAAACTGCCCTTTGTCATCAATGACGGCAAGTGGCACCACATCTGCGTCACCTGGACCACACGGGACGGCGTGTGGGAAGCCTACCAGGACGGCACGCAGACCGGCAGCGGCGAGAACCTGGCACCCTACCATCCCATCAAGCCCCAGGGGGTCCTGGtcctggggcaggagcag GACACGCTGGGCGGCGGGTTCGACGCCACACAGGCCTTCGTGGGGGAGCTGGCCCACTTCAACGTGTGGGACAGAAAGCTGAGCCCCGGGGAGGTGTACAGCCTGGCCACCTGCAGCACCAAGGCGCTCGCGGGCAACGTCATCGCGTGGGCTGAGGCCAACATCGACATCTACGGCGGGGCCACCAAGTGGACTTTCGAGGCCTGTCGCCAGCTCAACTAG